A stretch of the Cucurbita pepo subsp. pepo cultivar mu-cu-16 chromosome LG16, ASM280686v2, whole genome shotgun sequence genome encodes the following:
- the LOC111777064 gene encoding uncharacterized protein LOC111777064: MAAPSRKLRSICIPVLLSVTLLVISILILAFTAFKPKRPTIAVDSVSLLDLNISLDAARLSVDLNLSLLLDLSVENPNKVAFEYSYSTAVVSYRGEELGEAPIPAGRLPADRTEKMNLTLTMMADRLLAKSELFSDAISGEVPINIFTRLSGIVKVIGVFKIHVVASSSCDFTIGIGNRSIKDQKCHY; the protein is encoded by the coding sequence ATGGCGGCTCCCAGTAGGAAACTACGAAGCATTTGCATACCCGTATTGCTCTCTGTAACTCTGCTCGTAATTTCGATCCTCATTTTAGCCTTTACTGCTTTCAAGCCCAAGCGGCCCACCATCGCCGTCGATTCAGTTTCTCTGCTCGATCTGAACATTTCTCTGGACGCCGCTAGGCTGAGCGTCGATCTGAATTTGTCTCTCTTGCTTGATCTCTCCGTTGAGAATCCGAATAAGGTAGCCTTCGAATACTCCTATAGCACCGCCGTCGTGAGTTACAGAGGCGAAGAACTCGGAGAAGCGCCGATTCCGGCCGGCCGGTTGCCGGCCGACAGGACTGAGAAAATGAACCTAACATTAACGATGATGGCTGACCGGCTCCTGGCTAAGTCGGAGCTATTCTCCGACGCGATCTCTGGTGAAGTCCCGATCAACATTTTCACCCGACTGTCCGGGATTGTGAAGGTGATCGGTGTTTTCAAGATTCATGTTGTGGCCTCGTCGTCTTGTGATTTCACCATCGGCATTGGAAACAGAAGCATTAAAGATCAGAAATGCCATTACTAG
- the LOC111776710 gene encoding CBL-interacting serine/threonine-protein kinase 10-like — protein MENKASVMVQSYELGRLLGQGTFAKVYYARNTVNNQSVAIKVIDKGKITKTMLIDRIKREISIMRLVRHPNIVYLYEVMATKTKIYFVLEYAKGGELFDKVAKGRLNEDVAWKYFYQLIHAIDFCHSRGVYHRDIKPENLLLDENENLKVSDFGLSALVESERRDGLLHTICGTPAYVAPEVISRKGYDGAKADIWSCGVVLFVLLAGYLPFHDSNLMEMYRKIEKADYKCPSWFPREMRRLLSRMLDPNPVTRTSIAMIRQSSWFKKGLRSMNVRSGTKDDAIAAVSDGNQEMDRPPTLNAFDLVSLSTGFDLSSLFEDDSRKKETLFTCRKPASVLLSKLEEIAKLVRFRVQKKEAGLLRLEALTEGKKGVLSIDTEIYEVTSSFYLVEMKKSNGDTLEYQKILKEDIRPALQDIVWVWRGEHEQQQQRKPWPRPRPNDRSSV, from the coding sequence ATGGAAAATAAGGCTAGTGTGATGGTTCAAAGCTACGAATTAGGAAGATTGCTAGGCCAAGGAACCTTTGCTAAGGTATATTATGCGCGGAATACAGTAAACAACCAAAGCGTGGCCATTAAGGTGATCGATAAAGGAAAGATTACGAAGACTATGCTAATTGATCGGATTAAGCGTGAAATATCTATTATGAGACTTGTTAGACATCCTAATATTGTATATCTGTATGAGGTTATGGCTACCAAGACTAAGATTTACTTTGTTTTGGAATATGCAAAGGGTGGTGAGCTCTTTGACAAAGTTGCTAAAGGGAGGCTGAATGAGGATGTTGCTTGGAAATACTTTTATCAATTAATCCATGCTATTGATTTTTGTCACAGTAGGGGAGTATATCACCGTGACATAAAGCCTGAGAACTTACTGcttgatgaaaatgaaaatcttaAGGTGTCTGATTTTGGTCTAAGTGCTCTAGTCGAGTCCGAGCGTCGAGATGGGTTGCTACACACGATTTGTGGCACACCGGCTTATGTTGCCCCTGAAGTTATCAGTAGGAAGGGCTATGATGGTGCAAAAGCTGATATCTGGTCTTGTGGAGTCGTTTTGTTTGTCTTATTGGCAGGTTATCTCCCGTTCCACGACTCGAATTTAATGGAGATGTATAGGAAGATTGAGAAAGCAGACTATAAATGTCCTAGTTGGTTCCCTCGTGAAATGCGGAGGCTGCTAAGTCGGATGCTTGATCCAAACCCCGTTACGAGGACTTCCATAGCAATGATAAGACAGAGTTCTTGGTTCAAAAAAGGATTGAGATCAATGAATGTAAGAAGTGGAACAAAAGATGATGCTATAGCGGCTGTTTCAGATGGAAATCAAGAGATGGATAGACCTCCAACTTTGAATGCTTTCGACCTCGTCTCCCTTTCGACAGGGTTCGACCTATCGAGTTTATTTGAAGACGAttcaaggaagaaagaaacgTTGTTTACTTGTAGAAAACCGGCCTCTGTTCTTCTCTCGAAACTAGAAGAAATTGCTAAACTTGTTCGGTTTCGAGTGCAGAAGAAAGAAGCAGGCCTACTGAGGCTTGAGGCACTAACAGAGGGGAAAAAAGGGGTATTGTCCATTGATACAGAGATCTATGAGGTTACTTCATCTTTTTATTTGGtggaaatgaaaaaatcaaatggagACACATTGGAATATCAGAAGATATTGAAAGAGGACATAAGGCCAGCTCTACAGGATATTGTATGGGTTTGGCGAGGTGAGCAcgagcagcagcagcaacgaAAGCCTTGGCCTCGACCTCGGCCAAATGACAGAAGCTCAGTATAA
- the LOC111777279 gene encoding CBL-interacting serine/threonine-protein kinase 11-like, whose protein sequence is MWDTRALHGIFRRVDMRSHACLFSLHRMIPNQRYELGKLLGCGAFAKVYHARDLHSGQSVAIKVINKKKINGSILMLNIKREITIMRHLRHPHIVKLLEILATKSKIYFVMEFVRGGELFAKIAIGRFSENLSRKFFRQLISAVGFCHARGIYHRDLKPENLLVDENANLKVSDFGLSAVTDQIRADGLLHTLCGTPAYVAPEILSKKGYDGAKIDVWSCGVTLFVLNAGYLPFNDSNLMVLYKKIYRGDYRCPKWMSPDLQRFLSRLLDTNPQTRITINEILNDPWFTNGGDTDINFYHDYEVKSEAKVESPSKNLNAFDIISFSSGLDLSGLFDDLQYAVEDSERFVLAESPEKILEEVEEFARSENLKVKKQREFLVELFGQNHNFSIRIEIFRLINGLAVVEVRRRGVDAVSYKQLLKKKLKCHLIDNVASTSR, encoded by the exons ATGTGGGACACTCGCGCCTTGCACG gtatCTTCAGGCGCGTGGATATGCGTTCACATGCCTGCCTCTTCTCTCTCCATAGGATGATTCCGAACCAAAG GTACGAGCTCGGCAAGCTCCTTGGCTGCGGCGCCTTTGCCAAGGTCTACCATGCCCGTGACCTCCATTCCGGCCAAAGCGTCGCCATCAAAGTCatcaacaagaagaagatcaacGGCTCAATCCTAATGCTCAACATCAAGCGGGAGATCACCATCATGCGCCATCTCCGCCACCCTCACATCGTCAAACTCCTTGAGATCCTCGCTACCAAATCCAAGATCTACTTTGTTATGGAGTTCGTCAGAGGCGGTGAGCTCTTCGCTAAGATCGCCATTGGCAGGTTCAGCGAGAATCTCAGCCGGAAATTCTTCCGCCAGTTGATCTCCGCCGTTGGATTCTGTCACGCGCGTGGGATCTACCACCGCGATTTGAAGCCGGAGAATCTCCTCGTCGATGAGAATGCGAATCTCAAGGTTTCCGACTTCGGTCTCAGTGCGGTTACGGATCAGATCCGCGCCGATGGCCTTTTGCACACTCTCTGTGGAACTCCGGCGTATGTCGCGCCGGAGATTTTATCGAAGAAGGGATACGACGGTGCGAAAATCGATGTGTGGTCATGTGGTGTGACTCTCTTCGTCTTGAACGCCGGTTACCTTCCGTTCAACGATTCGAATCTAATGGTGTTGTATAAGAAGATTTACAGGGGGGATTATCGGTGCCCTAAATGGATGTCGCCTGATCTCCAGAGGTTTCTGTCACGACTTCTCGATACGAATCCCCAAACCAGGATCACCATCAATGAGATTCTGAATGATCCGTGGTTCACAAATGGAGGAGATACAGACATCAATTTCTACCATGATTACGAGGTCAAATCGGAAGCGAAGGTCGAATCTCCATCGAAGAACTTAAACGCTTTCGACATTATATCGTTCTCGTCGGGATTAGATCTGTCTGGTTTGTTTGACGATTTGCAATACGCAGTGGAGGACAGTGAGCGATTCGTACTGGCGGAGTCGCCGGAAAAGATCCTGGAAGAGGTGGAGGAATTCGCTAGGTCTGAGAATTTGAAGGttaagaaacagagagaattTTTAGTTGAATTGTTTGGACAgaatcataatttttctatccGGATAGAAATTTTCCGGTTGATCAACGGATTGGCGGTGGTGGAAGTGAGAAGAAGAGGTGTCGATGCAGTATCATATAAGCAACTGTTGAAGAAAAAGCTGAAATGTCATCTCATCGACAACGTAGCGTCGACGTCCCGATAG
- the LOC111777278 gene encoding probable serine/threonine-protein kinase WNK4 isoform X1 translates to MPLICSSNMLKNTRNSPDWNSEFGYVETDPTCRYGRFEEVLGKGAMKTVYKAIDEFLGIEVAWSQVKLNEVLRSPEDLQRLYSEVHLLSTLKHESIMRFYTSWIDVERKTFNFITELFTSGTLREYVKKYRRVDIRAIKSWARQILRGLVYLHEHDPPIIHRDLKCDNIFVNGHLGQVKIGDLGLAAILHGSRSAHSVIGTPEFMAPELYEEDYNELVDVYSFGMCVMEMLTSEYPYSECSNPAQIYKKVTSGKLPAALYKIHDAEAQRFIKKCLVPVLMRASAKELLADPFLKVDGDRPLSIERNQNQKPFLNAKEMEKLHLSEGLNRTNMTITGKLNPEDDTLFLRVQIADKDGSLRNIYFPFDIVNDTGLDVAMEMVKELEISDWEPFEIADMIEGEISALVPNWNRSELPNHRLGFSYSEEDDDAAHRTLRSISSSSRATTLSLITSPKTNQNISNGLSWFPDEMLDDSSSQCSSASGTYSNLNYVSSDEYETGMSSVRVDQHNNINKIQNSSRFCPVESRKNKDFMAGLLYKQSQCAVAGSSQGATSGRKDKRGTDGRTLTRNRSLVDVHSQLLHRSLVEEVNRRRLFKTVGAVESIGFQAPCEVSSSKRVSSRLPIGNRSSDVARTRRNDDIRWEVVGRRT, encoded by the exons ATGCCCTTGATTTGTTCGTCGAACATGTTGAAGAACACTCGTAACAGCCCTGATTGGAACTCGGAATTTGGGTACGTTGAAACCGATCCGACATGTCGTTACGGCCGT TTTGAAGAAGTTTTGGGAAAAGGGGCTATGAAGACAGTGTACAAAGCCATTGATGAGTTTCTTGGAATTGAAGTGGCGTGGAGTCAGGTGAAACTCAATGAAGTTCTCCGGTCACCGGAGGATTTGCAGCGGTTGTATTCGGAAGTTCATCTACTTAGTACGCTTAAGCATGAATCGATCATGCGATTCTACACCTCTTGGATCGATGTCGAACGCAAAACGTTCAACTTCATTACTGAATTGTTTACTTCTGGAACGCTTAGAGA ATATGTAAAGAAGTATAGGCGAGTCGATATCAGAGCCATTAAGAGCTGGGCGCGCCAGATTCTACGCGGGCTCGTTTATTTGCATGAACACGACCCTCCGATAATACACAGAGATTTGAAGTGCGATAATATCTTTGTAAACGGCCATCTTGGACAAGTCAAGATTGGTGACTTGGGGCTTGCAGCTATACTCCATGGTTCCAGATCTGCTCACAGTGTTATAG GCACACCGGAGTTTATGGCGCCGGAATTATACGAGGAAGATTACAACGAGCTGGTTGATGTCTACTCGTTCGGCATGTGTGTTATGGAGATGCTTACTTCCGAGTACCCGTATAGCGAGTGTTCTAATCCAGCACAGATTTACAAGAAAGTCACGTCG GGGAAGCTGCCAGCAGCATTGTACAAGATTCACGACGCGGAAGCACAGAGATTTATTAAGAAATGTTTGGTACCGGTATTGATGAGGGCGTCTGCTAAGGAACTCTTGGCCGATCCGTTTCTGAAGGTCGATGGAGATAGACCTTTGTCGATCGAGAGGAATCAAAACCAGAAGCCATTTCTAAATGCCAAAGAGATGGAGAAATTGCACTTAAGTGAAGGTTTAAACAGGACGAACATGACGATCACCGGGAAGCTGAACCCCGAAGACGATACGCTCTTTCTTAGAGTTCAGATTGCTGATAAAGATG GCTCTCTTAGGAACATATACTTCCCGTTCGACATAGTTAACGACACAGGGTTAGACGTAGCAATGGAGATGGTGAAAGAATTGGAGATCTCCGATTGGGAGCCGTTCGAAATAGCGGACATGATCGAAGGAGAGATATCGGCTCTGGTTCCAAACTGGAATAGAAGCGAGTTACCCAACCATAGACTCGGTTTCAGCTATTcagaagaagacgatgatgCAGCTCATCGTACTCTCCGCTCCATCTCCTCGTCGTCCCGAGCAACAACTTTGAGTCTCATCACCTCTcccaaaacaaatcaaaacatatCAAATGGTTTAAGTTGGTTCCCAG ATGAAATGCTCGACGATAGCAGCTCACAGTGCTCATCAGCGTCGGGAACATACTCGAACTTGAATTACGTCAGCAGCGACGAGTACGAGACCGGTATGAGTTCAGTCCGGGTAGATCAACATAACAACATCAATAAGATTCAAAACTCCTCAAGATTTTGTCCTGTTGAGAGCCGCAAAAACAAGGATTTCATGGCTGGGCTTCTATACAAGCAGAGCCAATGTGCGGTAGCAGGGTCATCTCAAGGAGCTACCTCTGGTCGCAAAGACAAGAGGGGAACGGACGGCCGGACATTAACAAGGAACAGGTCACTAGTAGATGTACATAGCCAATTGCTGCATCGTTCGTTGGTCGAGGAAGTGAATCGAAGACGGTTATTCAAGACGGTTGGAGCGGTCGAAAGCATCGGGTTTCAAGCACCTTGTGAGGTTTCTTCCAGCAAAAGGGTTTCGAGTAGGCTACCGATCGGGAACCGAAGTAGCGATGTAGCGAGAACAAGGAGAAACGACGATATTAGGTGGGAAGTTGTTGGAAGGAGAACATGA
- the LOC111777278 gene encoding probable serine/threonine-protein kinase WNK4 isoform X2 codes for MAPELYEEDYNELVDVYSFGMCVMEMLTSEYPYSECSNPAQIYKKVTSGKLPAALYKIHDAEAQRFIKKCLVPVLMRASAKELLADPFLKVDGDRPLSIERNQNQKPFLNAKEMEKLHLSEGLNRTNMTITGKLNPEDDTLFLRVQIADKDGSLRNIYFPFDIVNDTGLDVAMEMVKELEISDWEPFEIADMIEGEISALVPNWNRSELPNHRLGFSYSEEDDDAAHRTLRSISSSSRATTLSLITSPKTNQNISNGLSWFPDEMLDDSSSQCSSASGTYSNLNYVSSDEYETGMSSVRVDQHNNINKIQNSSRFCPVESRKNKDFMAGLLYKQSQCAVAGSSQGATSGRKDKRGTDGRTLTRNRSLVDVHSQLLHRSLVEEVNRRRLFKTVGAVESIGFQAPCEVSSSKRVSSRLPIGNRSSDVARTRRNDDIRWEVVGRRT; via the exons ATGGCGCCGGAATTATACGAGGAAGATTACAACGAGCTGGTTGATGTCTACTCGTTCGGCATGTGTGTTATGGAGATGCTTACTTCCGAGTACCCGTATAGCGAGTGTTCTAATCCAGCACAGATTTACAAGAAAGTCACGTCG GGGAAGCTGCCAGCAGCATTGTACAAGATTCACGACGCGGAAGCACAGAGATTTATTAAGAAATGTTTGGTACCGGTATTGATGAGGGCGTCTGCTAAGGAACTCTTGGCCGATCCGTTTCTGAAGGTCGATGGAGATAGACCTTTGTCGATCGAGAGGAATCAAAACCAGAAGCCATTTCTAAATGCCAAAGAGATGGAGAAATTGCACTTAAGTGAAGGTTTAAACAGGACGAACATGACGATCACCGGGAAGCTGAACCCCGAAGACGATACGCTCTTTCTTAGAGTTCAGATTGCTGATAAAGATG GCTCTCTTAGGAACATATACTTCCCGTTCGACATAGTTAACGACACAGGGTTAGACGTAGCAATGGAGATGGTGAAAGAATTGGAGATCTCCGATTGGGAGCCGTTCGAAATAGCGGACATGATCGAAGGAGAGATATCGGCTCTGGTTCCAAACTGGAATAGAAGCGAGTTACCCAACCATAGACTCGGTTTCAGCTATTcagaagaagacgatgatgCAGCTCATCGTACTCTCCGCTCCATCTCCTCGTCGTCCCGAGCAACAACTTTGAGTCTCATCACCTCTcccaaaacaaatcaaaacatatCAAATGGTTTAAGTTGGTTCCCAG ATGAAATGCTCGACGATAGCAGCTCACAGTGCTCATCAGCGTCGGGAACATACTCGAACTTGAATTACGTCAGCAGCGACGAGTACGAGACCGGTATGAGTTCAGTCCGGGTAGATCAACATAACAACATCAATAAGATTCAAAACTCCTCAAGATTTTGTCCTGTTGAGAGCCGCAAAAACAAGGATTTCATGGCTGGGCTTCTATACAAGCAGAGCCAATGTGCGGTAGCAGGGTCATCTCAAGGAGCTACCTCTGGTCGCAAAGACAAGAGGGGAACGGACGGCCGGACATTAACAAGGAACAGGTCACTAGTAGATGTACATAGCCAATTGCTGCATCGTTCGTTGGTCGAGGAAGTGAATCGAAGACGGTTATTCAAGACGGTTGGAGCGGTCGAAAGCATCGGGTTTCAAGCACCTTGTGAGGTTTCTTCCAGCAAAAGGGTTTCGAGTAGGCTACCGATCGGGAACCGAAGTAGCGATGTAGCGAGAACAAGGAGAAACGACGATATTAGGTGGGAAGTTGTTGGAAGGAGAACATGA
- the LOC111777374 gene encoding nardilysin-like, with amino-acid sequence MVTSRPTFSSDNVVVKSPNDRRLYRFIQLENGLSALLVHDPEIYPDGCPKASESAEQSQEEDEECEEEEDEEDEEEEEEGEEGDDDEGEEEDEDKEDEEEGGEEEEGQGTDDEGRRKGIKAAVQTKKAAAAMCVEIGSFSDPFEAQGLAHFLEHMLFMGSTDFPDENEYDSYLSKHGGSSNAYTEAEHTCYHFEVKREFLKGALKRFSQFFISPLVKMEAMEREVLAVDSEFNQVLQNDACRLQQLHCYTSVPGHPFNRFFWGNKKSLVDAMEKGINLREQILKLFRDYYHGGLMKLTVIGGEPLDILESWVLELFDDVKKGVQVKPVFTVKDPIWQAGKLYKLEAVVDVHILDLAWTLPCLQHNYLKKPEDYIAHLLGHEGKGSLHFFLKAKGWATSLSAGVGDEGMYRSSIAYVFGMSIYLTDSGLEKIFEIIGYVYLYLKLLRQVSPQEWIFRELQDIGNMDFRFAEEQPQDDYAAELAENLTFYPPEHVIFGDYVHQIWDVDLVKHIIGFFTPENMRIDIVSKSFSKLEDFKLEPWFGSHYTVDEIAPSLMDLWRDPPEIDASLHLPAKNEFIPCDFSIRASQVCNDLSCESCPRCILDEPLMKFWYKLDDSFKLPRANTYFRINLSGGYSSVKNCLLTELFVHLLKDKLNEIIYQASIAKLETSVAIIGDKLELKVFGFNDKLPNLLAKLLSTAKTFMPSEDRFKVIKENMERNLRNTNMKPRSHSSYLRLQVLCERFYDADEKSNVLNDLSFVELKAHIPVLLSQLYIEGLCHGNFLEEEAISLSNIFKDNFSVQPLPLGLRHYERVICLPPGASLVRDVSVKNKLERNSVLELYFQIEPEVGTESIRLKALIDLFDEIIDEPLFNQLRTKEQLGYVVQCSPRVTYRIYGFCFSVQSSEYSPIFLQERFENFISGLEELLLGLDEASFENYKNGLIAKLLEKDPSLSYETNRIWNQIIDKRYMFDFSQKEAEELKSIQKSDIIDWYKTYMQEPSPKCRRLAIRVWGCEANLIEAETLPKSVVAIKDIEAFKTASMFYPSFC; translated from the exons ATGGTCACAAGTCGCCCCACGTTCTCCTCAGATAATGTAGTGGTGAAGTCGCCAAATGACAGAAGGCTGTACAGGTTCATTCAGCTGGAGAATGGCCTATCTGCTTTGCTTGTTCACGATCCTGAGATTTATCCGGATGGATGCCCCAAGGCTTCTGAATCAGCCGAGCAGAgccaagaagaagatgaagaatgcgaggaggaggaggacgaGGAGgacgaggaggaggaggaggaaggagaagaaggcGACGATGACGAAggagaggaggaagatgaggacaaagaagatgaagaggaaggaggagaggaggaggaaggcCAAGGTACTGATgatgaaggaagaaggaagggGATTAAAGCTGCTGTTCAGACTAAGAAG GCTGCAGCTGCAATGTGCGTAGAAATAGGCAGCTTCTCTGATCCTTTTGAAGCTCAGGGACTTGCTCATTTTCTAG AACACATGCTTTTCATGGGAAGTACTGATTTTCCAGATGAAAACGAG TATGATAGTTATTTATCCAAGCATGGAGGCTCCTCAAACGCGTATACAGAAGCAGAGCATACCTGTTACCATTTTGAGGTGAAGAGGGAGTTTCTTAAAGGTGCTTTGAAAAG GTTTTCACAGTTTTTCATTTCACCTCTAGTAAAAATGGAAGCCATGGAAAGAGAGGTACTCGCTGTTGATTCAG AATTCAACCAGGTTTTGCAAAATGACGCCTGCCGCCTTCAACAACTTCATTGTTATACATCTGTACCTGGTCATCCTTTTAACAGATTCTTCTGGG GTAATAAGAAGAGCTTGGTTGATGCAATGGAAAAGGGTATCAATCTGCGAGAACAAATATTGAAACTGTTCAGAGATTATTACCATGGTGGACTAATGAAGCTGACTGTCATTGGTGGAG AGCCTCTGGATATACTTGAGAGTTGGGTTCTCGAAttgtttgatgatgttaaaAAAGGTGTTCAAGTGAAACCAGTGTTCACAGTAAAAGATCCAATCTGGCAAGCAGGGAAGCTTTACAAGCTAGAGGCTGTTGTTGATGTACACATCCTTGACTTGGCATGGACGTTGCCGTGCCTTCAACACAATTATCTGAAGAAGCCTGAAGATTATATTGCCCATCTCCTTGGGCATG AGGGCAAGGGAAGCTTGCATTTCTTTCTGAAAGCTAAAGGATGGGCAACATCTTTATCTGCTGGTGTTGGGGATGAGGGAATGTATCGGTCTTCTATAGCTTACGTATTTGGAATGTCAATATATCTGACTGACTCTGGTTTAGAAAAG ATCTTTGAGATTATTGGCTATGTCTATCTATACCTTAAGTTGCTTCGACAAGTTTCTCCTCAAGAGTGGATCTTTAGGGAGCTCCAGGACATTGGAAACATGGACTTTAGGTTTGCTGAGGAGCAGCCTCAGGATGACTATGCTGCAGAACTTGCAG AGAATTTAACGTTTTATCCACCAGAACATGTCATTTTTGGGGACTATGTACATCAGATATGGGACGTGGATTTGGTCAAGCATATTATTGGTTTCTTTACACCAGAAAACATGAGGATTGATATTGTATCAAAATCTTTCAGTAAGCTGGAAG ACTTCAAACTTGAACCCTGGTTTGGATCACATTATACTGTGGATGAAATTGCTCCTTCTTTGATGGATCTGTGGAGGGACCCTCCTGAAATTGATGCTTCACTTCATCTGCCTGCAAAGAATGAATTCATTCCGTGTGATTTTTCCATTCGCGCAAGTCAAGTTTGTAATGACCTTTCCTGCGAGTCTTGTCCAAGATGCATACTTGATGAACCATTGATGAAGTTCTGGTACAAGCTGGATGATTCTTTTAAACTTCCTCGGGCGAATACATATTTTCGTATTAATTTGAGTGGGGGGTACAGTAGTGTGAAAAATTGTCTTTTGACCGAGTTATTTGTTCACCTCCTTAAGGACAAGCTGAATGAGATTATATACCAG GCTAGCATTGCCAAGCTGGAAACTTCGGTAGCTATTATTGGTGACAAACTGGAGCTGAAGGTGTTTGGTTTCAATGATAAGCTTCCTAATCTTCTGGCTAAACTTTTATCAACTGCCAAGACATTTATGCCTTCTGAAGATCGTTTTAAG gtaattaaagaaaatatggagAGGAATTTGAGAAACACCAATATGAAGCCTCGAAGCCACTCGTCATACTTGAGATTACAAGTTCTGTGTGAGAGGTTCTATGATGCAGATGAGAAAAGTAATGTCCTAAATGACCTGTCTTTTGTTGAGTTGAAGGCGCATATCCCTGTGCTTCTATCCCAG CTTTACATTGAGGGACTTTGCCATGGAAATTTcttagaagaagaagcaatAAGCCTGTCTAACATATTTAAAGACAACTTCTCTGTACAACCACTTCCTCTTGGATTGAGGCATTATGAGCGTGTAATATGTCTACCTCCTGGGGCTAGTCTTGTTAGAGACGTCagtgtaaaaaataaattggagAGAAATTCTGTGCTGGAG CTGTACTTTCAAATTGAGCCGGAGGTTGGAACAGAATCGATCAGACTAAAGGCTCTGATTGActtatttgatgaaattattgACGAACCACTTTTCAATCAGCTAAG GACAAAGGAGCAACTTGGTTATGTTGTCCAATGCAGCCCACGGGTAACATACCGCATATatggtttttgtttctctgttCAATCATCCGAGTACAGTCCAATCTTTTTGCAAGAGAGATTTGAGAACTTTATATCTGGCTTGGAAGAATTACTG CTTGGTCTCGATGAAGCTTCTTTTgagaattataaaaatggaCTAATCGCTAAGCTGCTGGAGAAGGATCCTTCACTCTCTTATGAGACCAATAGAATATGGAATCAGATCATTGATAAGAG GTACATGTTCGATTTCTCACAGAAGGAAGCAGAGGAATTGAAAAGCATTCAAAAGAGTGACATTATAGATTGGTACAAAACATATATGCAAGAACCGTCGCCCAAATGTCGACGACTCGCAATTCGAGTATGGGGTTGTGAGGCGAACTTGATCGAGGCCGAGACGCTGCCAAAATCGGTGGTAGCCATTAAAGACATCGAAGCTTTTAAGACGGCATCAATGTTTTacccaagcttttgttga